A window of Halichoerus grypus chromosome 15, mHalGry1.hap1.1, whole genome shotgun sequence genomic DNA:
tctctctccctctcctgactTCGCACTGATGTATTTTGAGAAACTCGTGAAAGGAGGCGAGaaaaagggtggggaggggctggaagaTTGGGAAAAGAAGGGGTGAGGTTATctcagctccccctccccccactgcaccatcctcctgccccctcccttctgtccAGCCTTACTCCCATCTCTCCAGTTCCTAGAGGATGGGGGACCTTTGGAACTAGGAGGTGACCTGCAGCGAGCAGGACTAGTGTTTGTCTTAGAGAAGGACTTGCATGGCCTAAGGAGATGGACTGAGGGTCAACTAAAGATGGGGTCAGGGCCAAGGGGACAGGGTACGAGGGAATGGCAGCAGGGGTGCTGATGGGGCCATCTCCTCCCCGCACTGTGGTCAGATATTTTTAGGCTTCTCCGCAGCTGAGTAATTTATCTGACttggagccagggctggggttgggggtgagagGCTGGGGGGAGGTGTCCAGACTGCCCTGGGGGACACCCAAGTCACTGGGGTCATCTCCCTGGATGAAAGGAAGTCCGTCTTAGCTCTAGCCTATATCCTTTGGGAAGTCTGCAGTATCCCACGAGCCTCATTTTTTGGCCTGCAACTTCTTTCTCCCCGAGACCCAGGATACCCTGGCTTCTCCTCCCAGCTTATCTCTCCTCAAGGGCAAGGACCAATGGGCCCCAATCCGCTTTAGCTTCAGATTAAACTCTGAGAGATGGAAATTGAGAAGACACGGGGAGATGGAGACACCCAGGGTGGGGGATTAAAAACCCAGAGCGAGGGGGACAGACACCCAAAAGGAAAGggtcagagacccagagagagggcAGCAGAGACTTAGAGAGGCggggacagagacccagagagggggcAGAGATCTGAAGAAAGAAGGCAGAGTGAAGATAAATGAACGGAAACCAAAAGTGGGGAAGGGGGTCAGAGACCCAAAGAGAAGGAGATATGCAATCCCAGGGAAGAAAGGATaaagtctggggtggggtggggcacagaAAAATGAACGAGATGATGGATGAGACTGGACCAGGGAGAGGGGACGGTcgaaaaaggagggagaaaacagGACAGATGGGTGGAACCCCCATCCACGGGTATCGCCCGTCCATCTGTCCGTCCAGGCCCAGGTGGGAATGTGAGTCCTCCTCGGACCCTCGAGCTCTTCCCCGCCCAGGACCCTCACCACGCTCACCGGTGCAGCCTCCCGAGGGCACGACCCGCTAGCTTCCGAAACTCCTCCTGGCGGAACTCCATGGTGGCTGCCCCTGCCGCCGATCCCCCCGCCGATCCCCCCGCCCGCGGGCCCGGGCGGCCGCGTCCGGGTTCCCGGGGTCCGCCCCGGCCCGGCCGGCCCCGCAGCTCCGCTCGGGGGGGAAGGAGGCTGCGTGTGCTGGCTGCCTAGGGGCTGTAGCTGGACTCAGCgtcgggggcggggcgggcggtgGCGATACCCCGCCCATCCTCGATAGACCACGCCTCTTATATTCTAGTCCCGCCCCCTTTCGCAGCCCTCCAGCTAGGTTCTGTTCCTGCCCTTCCATTGCAAGACCACGCCTCTGGGCTCTGAACTGCTCCTCTGAGTTGCATCGCCCCAATTCTATCCCTTCCCGGAGTTACTCCCCCCGTTCCATCCCCCCAGCTCCTtccatctcttttctctcctcccgaGTTCTCTTGCTCACCTGAggtttccctctcctttttaGTTCGCCCTAATTTCGTCCTTGCTTTCCGTCCCCTACGGTTCCATCTCCTGCGTTCTCATCCTCCCAGCCCTATCCCTGCGAGTTTCTGTGCCCTCCATttccacatccccccccccccgatttccATCCCCATCCCTCATCATCCTCAGTTCAACTTCCTCATTCAGAGGGTGCTTTTCTCATTCAGGGAATTCTTTACCCCTGAATTCCGACCCCCATTTTGATCCACCCATTGTCCCCTCTAGTTCTTCTCCTCTCCGGTTTCTTCCCTCTTGACTTCCATCCACCTGtttccatctttcctttttaaaattctatcccCTCCCAGTTCTATTTCCCCTCGGGTCGCATGCCCCTCCTGGTTCCTTCATCCTTGATTTCCTTCCCCTCTGAGTTCCATCCCTGACAGTTATACGCCCGTCCCCAGTAGCGACCCCCATAATTCCCAACCAGCCTGGAATCTATCCCTCCCTTTGAGTTCCGTCCCTACTCTCCCGAGTTCTCTTCCCGCCCCTTGAGTTTGGTCCCCTCCCCTGAGATCCGTCCCTGCCCTAATTTTTGCCCCCTTCCCGTGGAATCGGTCCGAGTTCTGTCCCCACCCACTGAGTTCTTTCCCCGCCCCCTGAGTTGTGTCCCCTCCTGCTCGGGTCTATCCCCGCCCTCTTACTCCATCTCTGCCAGCCCTGCCCCTTTGGGGTTGAACCCGGACTATTTCTCCGgcccgggttctgcccctgctCCTTTCGCCAGACCAGCTCTTCTCCCCGACGCTCGGTCCACCTCCAGATCCAAGCCCCGGGAGGGTGCTCCTTTCCTCACCGCCTCCCTGAGTCGGGCCGCAAATGCATTTGGGATTAAATTTTCATGAGGTGGCACAAGCCCTCAAGGAGGTTGGGAGGGAGCAGCCGACGAGGCGGGCGGGCGCCACGGACCCGGTGGCCCGGCAGCCACTGCCCGCCACGGCCTCCAGTTTCTTGCCTTGTCCCGCTGGGTCTCTGGGTCTCACAGTTTTGGCTATGTTTGCGAAACCCCCGGGGAGGGGGAGGCTAGGGGCTGGGACCccagggtctgagggaggaggggctggagacccggactcctgggtctgaggaagGAGTAGCCCGCTGAGTCGTCCACGAGCGCCACCCTGTGGCGGCAGAATTCCCGGCCCGGGTGCGGAGGCGGCGGCCGCGGCTCCGGGCCAGGTGTGAAGGTGGAGCAGATGGTGAAGAGGAGGGAGTAGGAAGGGGGCCCCAGCCGCTGCCAAATCCCGGGCCTTCGCCGGAATCATCACCATGGAGACCGAAGAAGGCGGAAAGGACCCAGCTCCACACTTTTTTGGGACCTGGGAATGAGTTCCTCGGCCTcctacgggggggggggggggggtccccgtGCGAACTACAAGTCCCAGCGGCCACTGGACTTCACTGTTTGCTTCGGAAGAGCCGCGCTCACCGAGGGTCGCTGGGAGTTGTAGTTTTCTGAAACACCAGGCTGAGTCTGCGAGCCGCCCTCTGGTGGACAAGGCGCCACGTTCTCTCCTTCATAGGTCCAACAGACCCCATATCCGAGGTCATCCCCCTACCTTTTCACCTCCTCACCATCTATCTACTCCTGCCTCCCTACCAAATTCAGTCCATTCTAACCACACTGATCTCCTCGCTGTTCTTCCAACATTTACCACTGAGGTTCCTCCATTTACCTATTCTCCTAGCACTCGCTATGGAAGGAGAGAGGTGTCTATCCTACGTTAACTCAACATTCGTTGAGttccttctaattcttttttttttttaaagattttatttatttatttgagagagagagaatgagagagaacacatgagaggggggagggtcagaggcagaagcagactccctgccgagcagggagcccgatgcgggactcgattcagggactccaggatcatgacctgagccgaaggcagtcgcttaaccaactgagccacccaggcgcccaattcttgtgtttttattttatttttttattttttaaagatttatttatttgagagagcgagaatgagagagagtacatgagaggggggagggtcagagggaggagcaggctcctcgcgagcagggagcccgatgtgggactcgatcccgggactccaggatcatgacctgagccgaaggcagttgtttaaccaactgagccacccaggcgcccgagttccTTCTAATTCTAAAGCATCATCACACCACAGGGGCATACATTCAATGAAGTAACACTGGATACCAGACACCGCCAGAGGAGGATTCTAACTCAGCTAGGGGAGATCAGAGAAAGCTTGAAGTTTGAAAAGCTTCCCAGAAAAAGCTCACTGAAAGGAATGACTtgggagggggcggagggagtGTCACAGGAGAGGAAACAGTACTTGCAGAGTCAGGAAGTGGGACACAGTTTGGTGTGATTGTGACCTGAAGCACCATTCCAAGAATAAGAGGATCGTCAGGACGAGAGGTAGGAGAGGCTAGAGATGACGGCATGTATCAGATTACCAACGGACTCATGAAAGGTCCCCTGGGAGGGCAAGACAATTAGACACTTCCCGGGTTTTACTGGAGGAGATGATACTGAGTAGAGGGAACAGCGGAAACTAAGAGAAGGTGCAACACACAGGTGTGGTCAGGACACCCTTCAGTGTGACGGGATTGAGTGAGAGGAAGGACAGGAATAAAATGAGGCATAGGgatgtctgacttcggctcaggtcatgatcttggggcctgggatagagccctgcactgggttccctgctcagcagggagtctgcttctccctctccctctgcccctccccctgcttgtgctctctctcattctaattaaaaaaaaaaaaaggcatcaaggGGGCCACACCAACATGGCCTGGGGTGCTAGGCTGAGGGGCTGGGACCTTCTCCTGGGGCACTGGGGAGCCAAGGAGGGGATctaaagaggagaggggagggtcagcTCTGGGACGGTGTGGGACAGGAGGGGAGACTGGAGGCCAGGAGGCCGGGGAGAGGATCTggagggggagaggctgaggccGAAGCTGGAGCAGTGACTGCTCTGTGACTCTAGGACCCAGTCCAATGTCCCtctttcctcccactccccttgtaCTCCTAGCCAGACacagaacaaaggcaaaaatcttttatttcaatttcagaGAAGCCCCCACCAGTCTCTTCTCTCCAcctggaaacagagaaagaaacccaGTCAAGAAGCCACCGACAGAAGGGGCATGGCCACCATCAGTTGCTGAGGAGAGACAGGAAAAACAGAATGAGGATTCAGgaccaggagtccaggccccccaGTGCCCCCCGCTTCCCTGCACACCTCCCCCTAGCCCCCCAGGTACCTTTCTCTTCCGGTGGAAGGCTGCCTTGCTCTCCTTGGAGTTGATCCGCAGGGGGATATATGCATCCAGATGGTACAACTGCTGGGGGCCCCCCATCACCAGGCGGTTCTCCCCGATCTCCAGCGACAGCCCCAGAGCTCCGTCCTGAGAATACAGTGAAGTAAGCCCAGCCTTCCCTTCCCAGCAACAAGGCAATAATCAGGTGGACCGGGGAGAAAAGCCTCCTGTGTCGGGATACCATATGTAAAGGGTCTAATCCTCCAGGACAAAGATGAGAGACAGTAATTACAAGTCCCCATGACTGAGCACTTACAATGTCCCAAGCACCCTCAGGACAGCTCCCAAAGTGGGCCCGAAGGACCCATGGCAGGCAGCTGTACTCAGGGGGCAGGACTCACCAGGCTCCCACAGGTCTGGCAATGAGCCCCGCTCACTCCCCCTCAGAGACCCCAACCCTTCCACACCTTTCTCCAGCTCTGCTCAAGCGTGCACTCACCAGTTTGGGGAGATCAATTTCAGCCAAGAGGAGGTCAGGGGCTTCCAGCCAAAGGTTCAGGTGAGGCTTCTCACGGCTGGGGAGGAACAAGACCCAAAATTGAGGAGAGCCCACCAGCTCCTTGCCAGGGttcatcctttcctttctcccgCCTCTGAGCCCTGCTGCCTCGGGGAGCCTTGTCGGTGCGAGtgctgcttctcccctctctgggTTCCCAGAGACCCCAGAACACTGCTTCCTATGGGGAAGGAGAAACGTGAAAGAGAGAACCCATGGAAGGCGCACCGTTCCTCAGGTCTCAGGGAGTCAGGAGTACACAGGTTTCCCAGCTCCTGGATCCGAGGACGCTGCTGGGAGCGGATATTTTGCTGGGAGATGGAGCCCAGGAAAGGCCGGTTCTTCAACATGCGCCACTCTGCGGGTAGGAAGCTCGGGGTCAAAGGTGGCACGGGTAAGGGTTCCCTTTGCTTCCATAGGGGTCATGACAGCAAGAGCCTCAGGGGAAAGGACGCGCCCCTCCAAGGATGCCAGGGATCTGGCCACACCCCCAAGCTTGGCTTTAGGAAATCTGCCCACCTTAGTCCTGCCCTTCCCGGGGTATAtcccccccctccaaaaaatcTGTCCCTGGAGATGCTCCTGGCTCCGCCTCCTGGCTATCCAGACCCCGCCCCTTATCTGGTTTCTGGGTCAGCCCCGCCCACATCCCCAACCTTGAGAAGCCTCGCCTTCTCCCTATAATCCACAGCCTAGGGACCAAGAAAATCCCTGTCCACACTAGCCCCACCTTTCCCAAGGGCTGCCCCCAAGCTGCTCCGGCTCCTCTAGTCCCCGCCAGCCCCGGGCCCACCCCTCACCTGGATTCAACTGCAGACTGTATTTGTCCTCAAGGCCCTCCCTGGCGATGGTGACCACGAGCTCTCGCAAGAAATCGCTGTTctaggagtgagagagggaggctGCGGGAGGGCTCCGGGTGGAGGGAGAGGCTCCGGCCCAGGCCTCACCCGCAGCCCCGCCCCCAACCTGCATCCTCCGGTAGAAGTTGCTGTTGACGGCTACGTCGTAGGCGGTACAACCCTGGCCTTctgtggggagagaaagggggtgAGACCCCCAGCCCTCCGAGGGAACCCCACCGCCGGATACAGACAAGGCAAAACCAATAACGGCCAGCAGCCGCCAAGAAccagagagacccagagacaaTCAGAAAGTAAGGGCTCAAGACTCGCACTTGCCAGTCTGGAATCATACCAGCCTCGTCTCTTCCTCTCGGGTCCTTTCCCACCATGTCCCAGCGCTGACCTCGCCCCTTCCCTGCACACAGccctcccatggctccccagcGCCCCAGATGAAGGTATGTGTCCTTCAGGCGTGGCGTTGAAGACCCTGTGtggtctgctcctcccccctggaGATAAGCTCACTTCTCTGTTACTCTAGGACCCAGTCCAATGTCCCCCTGGTCATTGGGGGGATCTGGTCCCTTTAAATGTCTTCCAATCTCTCTTGATTACTGACCAATCCAATTCAATCACTGCAGCCTCTGTActcctctgtcccctctgcctaGAACCCTCTTCTCTGTCTTGGCCTGATGAACTCCTCTGGTTCCTTCACATCTTATATCTgacacctcctcctccaggaagccttcccagacccTTCAGTTTGGGTGAAGAACCCCTATCAGAGCAGCACAAATCATACCATATTGAAACTGCATCTGTCCCTTCCACCCTCAATCTAAGACTAGGAGTGTCTCAAGGGCAAGTTCTGGGTAT
This region includes:
- the PIH1D1 gene encoding PIH1 domain-containing protein 1, which gives rise to MADSKLLVPELSEAEKMGAETERFEELLLQASKELQQAQTSRPESTQIQPQPGFCIKTNSSEGKVFINICHSPSIPPPADVTEDELLQMLEEDQAGFRIPMSLGEPHAELDAKGQGCTAYDVAVNSNFYRRMQNSDFLRELVVTIAREGLEDKYSLQLNPEWRMLKNRPFLGSISQQNIRSQQRPRIQELGNLCTPDSLRPEERREKPHLNLWLEAPDLLLAEIDLPKLDGALGLSLEIGENRLVMGGPQQLYHLDAYIPLRINSKESKAAFHRKRKQLMVAMPLLSVAS